A genomic window from Silene latifolia isolate original U9 population chromosome Y, ASM4854445v1, whole genome shotgun sequence includes:
- the LOC141632324 gene encoding uncharacterized protein LOC141632324, giving the protein MRTAQDRQKSYADLRRSDIEFAVGDKVLLKVSPMRGVMRFGKRGKMSQKFIGPYEILDRVGEVAYRLALSPVLDRVHNVFHVSQLRKNISDPSHVIEAETIELEDALTYMETPKEILDRKVRKTKHGETVLVKILWSNDQINEATWEAEEEIKERYP; this is encoded by the coding sequence ATGAGAACGGCgcaagataggcaaaagagctATGCCGATTTGAGAAGGAGCGACATTGAATTCGCGGTGGGAGACAAAGTTCTACTCAAGGTTTCTCCTATGAGAGGTGTGATGAGATTCGGGAAGAGAGGAAAGATGAGCCAAAAGTTCATAGGGCCATATGAGATATTGGATAGAGTCGGGGAAGTTGCCTACCGTTTAGCACTTTCCCCGGTACTTGATCGTGTTCACAATGTATTCCACGTGTCTCAATTGAGGAAGAACATaagtgatccttctcatgttaTAGAAGCGGAGACAATTGAATTGGAAGATGCCTTAACCTATATGGAGACTCCTAAGGAAATCTTGGACCGGAAAGTAAGGAAGACAAAGCATGGGGAAACGGTGTTGGTGAAGATTTTGTGGTCTAATGACCAAATAAATGAGGCTACATGGGAAGCCGAGGAAGAAATAAAAGAACGGTATCCTTAA